The Vicia villosa cultivar HV-30 ecotype Madison, WI linkage group LG1, Vvil1.0, whole genome shotgun sequence genome includes a region encoding these proteins:
- the LOC131601546 gene encoding pathogen-associated molecular patterns-induced protein A70-like has product MTDSITGSNFVAIATWFAPSPLFVLVNLVIGTIALVSCFNATPKIKIIERVKSINTPNYYNHQEQTSSSTITKPESTQPQLVETPTLLKRVVSFNLSLPKLAPVKTHYLQPETEKSSAELDQKPVCDSADEEKRKVELKRSVSEKECSMTLDWEEEEDEEALERRRPATAMARSETTTCKEDEGVDAKADDFINMFKKQLRLQRLNSFVRYRNTLTLPSFE; this is encoded by the coding sequence ATGACAGACTCCATAACTGGTAGTAATTTCGTAGCAATAGCAACCTGGTTTGCACCTTCACCCCTTTTCGTCCTTGTAAACCTTGTCATCGGTACCATAGCTCTCGTTTCTTGCTTCAATGCTACTCCCAAAATCAAAATCATCGAACGAGTCAAATCCATTAATACCCCTAACTActacaaccaccaagaacaaacATCTAGTAGTACAATTACAAAACCCGAGTCCACTCAACCACAACTCGTTGAAACACCAACCTTGTTAAAGCGTGTAGTGTCCTTCAATCTCTCCCTTCCTAAACTTGCGCCAGTAAAAACACATTACCTTCAACCGGAAACCGAAAAGTCATCTGCTGAACTGGATCAAAAACCGGTTTGTGATTCGGCTGATGAGGAGAAGAGGAAGGTGGAACTGAAGAGATCGGTGAGCGAGAAAGAATGTTCGATGACGTTGGACTGGGAGgaggaagaggatgaagaagcgTTGGAGAGAAGGAGACCTGCGACCGCGATGGCGAGAAGTGAAACGACGACGTGTAAAGAAGATGAAGGGGTAGATGCAAAAGCTGATGATTTTATTAACATGTTTAAGAAGCAATTGAGGTTGCAGAGGCTTAATTCTTTTGTCCGGTATAGAAACACACTTACACTTCCCTCCTTTGAATAG